From the Candidatus Saccharimonadaceae bacterium ML1 genome, one window contains:
- a CDS encoding ribonuclease HII — MILGIDEVGRGPWAGPLVVGAVVLGGAQIDGLTDSKKLTKKQREALDIEIRKQAAGYGLGWVSAAEIDDIGLSMALRLAARRAVEAVDKTGASYHEIIIDGTVNFLRDTSKGRFVTTMKKADLLVPSVSAASIIAKVARDNYMAEQGARYPAYGFGSNAGYGVAKHRAAIEQFGVTPLHRLSFAPLVKYANGEVDLEASCAGKFPKHPAVRGNKKSATATRLIGDAGEAAVAEALIADGHEIVARNWRTKWCEIDIVSRRGGKLYFTEVKYRKNTVHGDGLAAITPRKQRQIRFAAELFLAQNPQFGKCEVHLLAADASGEPPCVRQIVEMD; from the coding sequence ATGATCCTCGGTATCGACGAAGTTGGGCGCGGACCGTGGGCGGGACCGCTGGTGGTTGGCGCGGTGGTGCTGGGCGGCGCGCAAATTGATGGTTTAACGGATAGTAAAAAGCTGACGAAAAAACAGCGTGAAGCATTAGATATTGAGATTCGCAAACAAGCGGCTGGCTATGGTTTGGGCTGGGTGAGTGCGGCGGAGATTGATGATATTGGCTTGAGTATGGCGCTGCGCTTGGCGGCGCGGCGGGCGGTTGAAGCGGTTGATAAAACTGGTGCGAGTTATCACGAAATTATCATTGACGGAACGGTGAACTTTTTGCGTGATACAAGCAAAGGGCGGTTTGTGACAACGATGAAAAAGGCGGATTTGCTGGTGCCGAGCGTCTCGGCGGCGTCAATTATTGCGAAAGTTGCAAGGGACAACTACATGGCTGAGCAGGGCGCGCGCTATCCGGCGTATGGTTTTGGCAGCAATGCCGGTTATGGCGTTGCAAAGCATCGAGCGGCGATTGAGCAATTCGGCGTGACGCCGTTGCATCGGCTGAGTTTTGCGCCGCTCGTAAAGTACGCAAATGGCGAGGTGGATCTTGAGGCGTCATGCGCCGGCAAGTTCCCCAAGCACCCTGCAGTCCGAGGTAATAAAAAATCAGCCACAGCCACTAGATTGATCGGTGACGCGGGCGAGGCGGCTGTCGCTGAGGCGTTGATAGCTGACGGGCATGAGATTGTGGCGCGTAATTGGCGTACGAAGTGGTGCGAGATCGACATTGTATCGCGCCGTGGCGGCAAGCTATATTTTACCGAGGTAAAGTATCGTAAAAACACTGTTCACGGCGACGGTTTGGCGGCGATTACTCCGCGCAAGCAACGGCAGATCCGGTTTGCGGCGGAGTTATTTTTGGCGCAGAATCCGCAATTTGGCAAGTGCGAAGTTCACTTGCTTGCGGCGGATGCATCGGGCGAGCCGCCATGCGTGCGGCAGATTGTTGAGATGGATTAG